A single genomic interval of Shewanella psychropiezotolerans harbors:
- a CDS encoding sugar diacid recognition domain-containing protein, which translates to MYFLDPSLAQQIVDRTMKIIGHNINVMNNRGVILGSGDPHRIGSTHEGALLAISQNRTVEINSATAANLHGVKAGINLPLHYKGEIIGVIGITGEPETLHNYGELLKMTAEMIVEQANSIEQAQWQYRQKEEFILQLIKSDAEFSPQLKDWALQLNIEIDAPRVVAVIQVQGDEEQTSANSLLKKVLNLLESPSRGNLVAMTSMTELVILKPAFLDGNKWDPHLESQRIDQLLTRIPEELNIRLKIALGHFFPVPADISRSYITARETLALGQQLRPNESKYLYEDFSLLVLLSGLRGDWRGQELTTPYQTLVNGDKNGQLSKTLTAYLQHFGDLQQCANELFIHRNTLRYRLDKIQQLTGVDIQTLDGLLQLYLGQVLSKQ; encoded by the coding sequence GTGTATTTTCTAGATCCTAGCCTGGCCCAACAGATTGTTGATCGCACAATGAAGATCATTGGCCACAACATCAATGTGATGAATAATCGCGGCGTGATTTTAGGCTCTGGCGATCCCCATCGTATTGGCTCGACTCATGAAGGGGCGCTGTTAGCGATAAGCCAAAACCGTACAGTAGAGATCAATTCGGCTACCGCCGCCAATCTTCATGGGGTAAAAGCCGGTATTAACTTACCCCTGCATTATAAAGGTGAGATCATCGGGGTTATCGGCATCACAGGTGAACCTGAAACCTTGCACAACTATGGCGAGTTATTAAAAATGACCGCCGAGATGATCGTCGAGCAAGCCAATTCCATAGAGCAGGCTCAATGGCAATATCGCCAGAAAGAAGAGTTTATTCTGCAGCTGATTAAATCAGACGCTGAGTTTTCACCTCAGCTCAAAGACTGGGCACTGCAGCTCAATATCGAAATAGACGCCCCTCGTGTCGTCGCAGTAATTCAAGTCCAAGGGGATGAAGAGCAAACCTCGGCAAACTCGCTGCTGAAAAAAGTGCTCAACCTGCTAGAAAGTCCCTCACGTGGTAACTTAGTCGCCATGACCTCTATGACTGAATTGGTTATCTTAAAACCCGCGTTTTTGGATGGAAACAAATGGGATCCACACCTTGAGAGTCAACGTATCGACCAGCTTCTCACTCGCATTCCTGAAGAGTTGAATATCCGATTAAAAATAGCCCTGGGACACTTCTTTCCAGTCCCTGCCGATATCAGTCGCTCCTACATAACAGCACGAGAAACCTTAGCCTTAGGTCAACAACTTAGGCCCAATGAAAGCAAATATCTCTATGAAGACTTCTCGCTACTTGTATTACTCTCCGGACTCAGGGGAGATTGGCGGGGACAAGAACTAACAACACCCTATCAGACGCTCGTTAACGGGGATAAGAATGGTCAACTCAGTAAGACCTTAACCGCTTATTTGCAACACTTTGGTGATCTACAGCAGTGTGCTAATGAACTCTTTATCCATAGAAATACCTTAAGATATCGCCTGGATAAGATCCAACAACTCACTGGCGTCGATATTCAAACACTCGATGGCCTGCTTCAGCTATATCTGGGGCAGGTATTGAGTAAACAGTAA